Proteins from a single region of Runella sp. SP2:
- a CDS encoding alpha/beta hydrolase, giving the protein MQEHHLEVKRTARYFTLGELNESTQNVWFVLHGYGQLAQFFIRKFEVLNDGKTVIVAPEALSRFYLEGVTGRVGASWMTKEERPYEISDYIFYLNLLYDTLLEGRDVSKLTINFLGFSQGNATLLRWLNSDHVRCDCLLIWAGFFGNGIADVIEPSKLASVPTTLVYGLQDEYLVQIDTQKYEEDIRAAIPHLEVVTFEGRHTVDPATLHQIVKK; this is encoded by the coding sequence ATGCAAGAACATCACTTAGAGGTTAAGCGTACGGCGCGATATTTTACGCTGGGCGAACTCAACGAGTCCACTCAAAACGTTTGGTTTGTGCTGCACGGATATGGACAATTGGCGCAGTTTTTTATCCGAAAATTTGAAGTATTAAACGACGGGAAAACGGTTATCGTTGCCCCCGAAGCTTTATCAAGGTTTTATTTGGAAGGGGTTACGGGCAGGGTAGGAGCGTCGTGGATGACGAAAGAAGAACGTCCCTACGAAATCTCAGACTATATTTTTTACCTCAATCTCCTGTACGACACGCTGTTGGAAGGCAGAGACGTGTCTAAGTTGACCATTAATTTTCTTGGGTTTTCGCAAGGGAACGCTACTTTACTTCGGTGGCTCAATAGCGACCACGTTCGCTGCGACTGCTTGCTTATCTGGGCGGGCTTTTTTGGGAATGGTATCGCCGATGTGATTGAGCCCAGCAAGTTAGCTTCTGTTCCTACGACCCTCGTGTATGGTTTGCAGGATGAATATTTGGTACAAATTGATACCCAAAAGTACGAAGAAGATATTCGGGCAGCCATTCCTCATTTAGAGGTGGTGACTTTTGAAGGTCGTCATACCGTTGACCCTGCGACTTTACACCAAATTGTGAAAAAATAA
- a CDS encoding endonuclease/exonuclease/phosphatase family protein — protein MKTLFLVPILALCAFFASHAQPSKAINVATYNLRYDTPNDGPNAWPNRKENVKALVRFHEWDIFGTQEALRHQLNGVAELTEFAFVGKGRDDGKEAGEHSAIFYRKDRFKLLQSGDFWLRETPETPGKGWDATCCNRICSWAKFKDLNTKKEFYFFNVHFDHQGVEARRQSGHLMVKKMKEIAGNALVICTGDFNSTPETEQIQLMKGALNDTHDASATPAYGPEGTFNAFKFDAPMKQRIDYIFVSSPIKVLKYGVLTDAKDQRYPSDHQPVVAKIIF, from the coding sequence ATGAAAACACTATTTCTAGTTCCAATTCTCGCGCTTTGTGCATTTTTTGCCAGTCACGCACAGCCGTCAAAGGCCATCAACGTAGCTACTTACAATTTACGCTACGATACGCCCAACGACGGCCCGAATGCTTGGCCTAATCGCAAAGAAAACGTCAAAGCTCTCGTGCGTTTTCACGAATGGGATATTTTTGGTACCCAAGAAGCCTTGCGTCATCAGCTCAACGGCGTTGCTGAATTAACGGAATTTGCGTTTGTGGGCAAAGGTCGTGACGACGGCAAAGAAGCGGGCGAGCACTCAGCGATTTTTTACCGAAAAGACCGTTTTAAATTGCTTCAATCGGGCGATTTTTGGCTTCGCGAAACGCCCGAAACACCAGGTAAAGGTTGGGATGCGACTTGCTGCAATCGGATTTGTAGTTGGGCAAAATTCAAAGACCTCAACACCAAAAAAGAGTTCTACTTTTTCAACGTCCACTTCGACCACCAAGGCGTAGAGGCCCGCCGTCAATCGGGGCATTTGATGGTCAAAAAAATGAAAGAGATTGCAGGCAATGCGTTGGTGATTTGTACGGGAGATTTTAACTCTACCCCCGAAACGGAACAAATTCAACTTATGAAAGGCGCACTTAACGATACCCACGATGCCTCGGCAACCCCAGCTTATGGGCCAGAAGGAACTTTCAACGCGTTCAAATTTGATGCCCCTATGAAACAGCGCATCGACTATATCTTTGTCAGTTCGCCCATCAAAGTGTTGAAATACGGCGTTTTAACGGATGCCAAAGACCAACGCTATCCATCTGATCATCAACCTGTAGTTGCTAAAATTATATTTTAA
- a CDS encoding DUF6973 domain-containing protein encodes MLRRFIASLLLTFVVLSVHSKGHSPSLFLGFNPRVQALAFQYPVQAQLIFDAGNEANVYTDQRFGAGAQAQNDNSSNAFRHSVWNALSVKKLKDIGATEATATEIVRQFTSAYEYNDAGTALVKNAASAMDLHNNLVGRSFKNYTTINQLLDSLYLKSIEPKVVTVSLEQNLASHNADVNTAWTLLENTASSTLEVNKLLYRIDSCTTVLLLNHTIANAVKFEVSDNIQAKNVVTATAKVTYDAQKYVQLNPGFKAEAGSVFTAYIDGCGNK; translated from the coding sequence ATGCTACGTCGTTTTATTGCGTCGCTACTGCTTACTTTTGTCGTACTTTCGGTTCATTCCAAAGGGCATTCCCCTAGTTTATTTTTGGGATTTAATCCGCGCGTTCAAGCCTTGGCCTTTCAATACCCCGTTCAGGCTCAATTAATTTTTGATGCAGGAAACGAAGCTAATGTCTATACCGACCAGCGCTTTGGGGCGGGTGCACAAGCCCAAAACGACAATAGTTCCAATGCCTTCCGCCACTCGGTTTGGAATGCTCTTTCCGTGAAAAAACTCAAAGACATCGGGGCGACCGAAGCTACGGCGACCGAAATTGTCAGGCAGTTTACCTCGGCCTACGAATACAACGACGCAGGTACGGCGCTGGTGAAAAATGCCGCCTCAGCGATGGACTTACATAATAACTTGGTAGGACGGTCTTTCAAAAATTACACAACTATCAATCAGCTTTTGGATAGTTTGTATTTAAAATCCATTGAACCTAAAGTGGTCACGGTGAGTCTTGAGCAAAACTTAGCCAGCCACAATGCCGATGTCAACACCGCTTGGACATTGCTCGAAAACACCGCAAGTTCGACGTTGGAAGTAAATAAACTATTGTACCGAATAGATTCTTGTACAACGGTTTTGCTTTTAAACCACACCATTGCCAATGCGGTAAAATTTGAAGTGAGCGATAACATTCAAGCCAAAAACGTTGTCACAGCTACGGCAAAAGTGACCTACGACGCCCAAAAATACGTACAACTTAATCCAGGCTTTAAGGCCGAAGCAGGCAGTGTTTTTACCGCTTATATTGATGGTTGTGGTAACAAATAA